A single genomic interval of Fragaria vesca subsp. vesca chloroplast, complete genome harbors:
- the psaA gene encoding photosystem I P700 apoprotein A1, translating into MIIRSPEPEVKILVDRDPVKTSFEEWARPGHFSRTIAKGPDTTTWIWNLHADAHDFDSHTSDLEEISRKVFSAHFGQLSIIFLWLSGMYFHGARFSNYEAWLSDPTHIGPSAQVVWPIVGQEILNGDVGGGFRGIQITSGFFQLWRASGITNELQLYCTAIGALVFAALMLFAGWFHYHKAAPKLAWFQDVESMLNHHLAGLLGLGSLGWAGHQVHVSLPINQFLNAGVDPKEIPLPHEFILNRDLLAQLYPSFAEGATPFFTLNWSKYAEFLTFRGGLDPVTGGLWLTDIAHHHLAIAILFLVAGHMYRTNWGIGHGIKDILEAHKGPFTGQGHKGLYEILTTSWHAQLSLNLAMLGSLTIIVAHHMYAMPPYPYLATDYGTQLSLFTHHMWIGGFLIVGAAAHAAIFMVRDYDPTTRYNDLLDRVLRHRDAIISHLNWVCIFLGFHSFGLYIHNDTMSALGRPQDMFSDTAIQLQPVFAQWIQNTHALAPGATAPGATTSTSLTWGGGDLVAVGGKVALLPIPLGTADFLVHHIHAFTIHVTVLILLKGVLFARSSRLIPDKANLGFRFPCDGPGRGGTCQVSAWDHVFLGLFWMYNAISVVIFHFSWKMQSDVWGSISDQGVVTHITGGNFAQSSITINGWLRDFLWAQASQVIQSYGSSLSAYGLFFLGAHFVWAFSLMFLFSGRGYWQELIESIVWAHNKLKVAPATQPRALSIVQGRAVGVTHYLLGGIATTWAFFLARIIAVG; encoded by the coding sequence ATGATTATTCGTTCGCCGGAACCAGAAGTTAAAATTTTGGTCGATAGGGATCCCGTAAAAACTTCTTTCGAGGAATGGGCCAGACCCGGTCATTTCTCAAGAACAATAGCTAAGGGGCCTGATACTACCACTTGGATCTGGAACCTACACGCTGATGCTCACGATTTCGATAGCCATACTAGTGATTTGGAGGAGATCTCTCGAAAAGTATTTAGTGCCCATTTCGGTCAACTCTCCATCATCTTTCTTTGGCTGAGTGGGATGTATTTCCACGGCGCTCGTTTTTCCAATTATGAAGCATGGCTAAGTGATCCTACTCACATTGGACCTAGTGCCCAGGTGGTTTGGCCAATAGTGGGTCAAGAAATATTGAATGGTGATGTAGGCGGGGGTTTCCGAGGAATACAAATAACCTCTGGGTTTTTTCAGCTTTGGCGAGCATCTGGAATAACTAATGAATTACAACTCTATTGTACTGCAATTGGCGCATTGGTCTTTGCTGCCTTAATGCTTTTTGCGGGTTGGTTCCATTATCACAAAGCTGCTCCGAAATTGGCTTGGTTCCAAGATGTAGAATCCATGTTGAATCACCATTTAGCAGGGCTATTAGGCCTTGGGTCTCTTGGTTGGGCGGGGCATCAAGTACACGTATCGTTACCAATTAACCAATTTCTAAACGCTGGAGTAGATCCTAAAGAGATTCCACTTCCTCATGAATTTATCTTGAATCGGGATCTTTTGGCTCAACTTTATCCCAGTTTTGCTGAGGGAGCGACCCCATTTTTCACCTTGAATTGGTCAAAATATGCGGAATTTCTGACTTTTCGTGGAGGATTAGATCCAGTAACTGGAGGTCTATGGCTGACCGATATTGCACACCATCATTTAGCTATTGCAATTCTTTTCCTGGTAGCGGGTCACATGTATAGGACCAATTGGGGGATTGGTCATGGTATAAAAGATATTTTAGAGGCTCATAAAGGCCCATTTACCGGCCAGGGCCATAAAGGCCTATATGAGATCCTAACAACATCATGGCATGCTCAATTATCTCTTAACCTAGCTATGTTAGGATCTTTAACCATTATTGTAGCTCACCATATGTATGCGATGCCCCCTTATCCATATCTAGCTACTGACTATGGTACACAACTTTCATTGTTCACACACCATATGTGGATTGGTGGATTTCTCATAGTTGGTGCTGCTGCGCATGCAGCCATTTTTATGGTAAGAGACTATGATCCAACTACTCGATACAACGATCTATTAGATCGTGTCCTTAGGCATCGCGATGCGATCATATCACATCTCAACTGGGTATGTATATTTTTAGGCTTTCACAGTTTTGGTTTGTATATTCATAATGATACCATGAGCGCGTTAGGGCGTCCCCAAGATATGTTTTCAGATACCGCTATACAATTACAGCCCGTCTTTGCTCAATGGATACAAAACACCCACGCTTTAGCACCCGGCGCAACGGCCCCTGGTGCAACAACAAGCACCAGTTTGACTTGGGGTGGTGGTGATTTAGTGGCAGTGGGCGGCAAAGTTGCTTTGTTACCTATTCCATTAGGAACCGCAGATTTTTTGGTACATCACATTCATGCATTTACAATTCATGTGACGGTATTAATACTCCTGAAAGGCGTTCTATTTGCTCGTAGTTCGCGTTTGATACCAGATAAAGCAAATCTTGGTTTTCGTTTTCCTTGTGATGGGCCCGGAAGGGGGGGGACATGCCAAGTATCCGCTTGGGATCATGTCTTCTTAGGGCTATTCTGGATGTATAATGCAATTTCGGTAGTAATATTCCATTTCAGTTGGAAAATGCAATCAGATGTTTGGGGTAGTATAAGTGATCAAGGAGTGGTAACTCATATCACGGGCGGAAACTTTGCGCAGAGTTCCATTACTATTAATGGGTGGCTCCGCGATTTCTTATGGGCACAGGCATCCCAAGTAATTCAGTCGTACGGTTCTTCATTATCTGCATATGGCCTTTTTTTCCTAGGCGCTCATTTTGTATGGGCTTTTAGTTTAATGTTTCTATTCAGCGGACGTGGTTATTGGCAAGAACTTATTGAATCCATTGTTTGGGCTCATAATAAATTAAAAGTTGCTCCTGCTACTCAGCCTAGAGCCTTGAGTATTGTCCAAGGACGTGCTGTAGGAGTAACCCATTACCTTCTGGGTGGAATTGCCACAACATGGGCGTTCTTCTTAGCAAGAATTATTGCAGTAGGATAA
- the rps4 gene encoding ribosomal protein S4 encodes MSRYRGPRFKKIRRLGALPGLTSKKPRAGSDLRTQSRPGKKSQYRIRLEEKQKLRFHYGLTEQQLLKYVRIAGKAKGSTGQVLLQLLEMRLDNILFRLGMASTIPQARQLVNHRHILVNGRIVDIPSYRCKPRDIITVRDEQKSKALIQNYLGSSPPEELPKHLTLDPFQYKGLVNQIIDSKWVGLKINELLVVEYYSRQT; translated from the coding sequence ATGTCGCGTTACAGAGGACCTCGTTTCAAAAAAATTCGCCGTCTGGGGGCTTTACCGGGGCTAACTAGTAAAAAGCCTAGAGCCGGAAGCGATCTTCGAACCCAATCACGCCCCGGCAAAAAATCGCAATATCGTATTCGCTTAGAAGAAAAACAAAAATTGCGCTTTCATTATGGTCTTACGGAACAACAATTACTTAAATACGTTCGTATCGCCGGAAAAGCCAAAGGGTCAACAGGTCAGGTTTTACTACAATTACTTGAAATGCGTTTAGATAACATCCTTTTTCGATTGGGTATGGCTTCGACTATTCCTCAAGCCCGCCAATTAGTTAACCACAGGCATATTTTAGTTAATGGTCGTATAGTAGATATACCAAGTTATCGATGCAAACCCAGAGATATTATTACGGTGAGAGATGAGCAAAAATCTAAGGCTCTGATTCAAAATTATCTTGGTTCATCCCCCCCTGAGGAATTACCAAAACATTTGACTCTTGACCCATTCCAATATAAAGGATTAGTCAATCAAATAATAGATAGTAAGTGGGTCGGTTTGAAAATAAATGAATTGCTAGTTGTAGAATATTACTCTCGTCAGACTTAA
- the ycf3 gene encoding photosystem I assembly protein ycf3: MARSGINGNFIDKTFSIVANILLRIIPTTSGEKEAFTYYRDGMSAQSEGNYAEALQNYYEAMRLEIDPYDRSYILYNIGLIHTRNGEHTKALEYYFRALERNPFLPQAFNNMAVICHYRGEQAVQQGDSEIAEAWFDQAAEYWKQAIALTPGNYIEAQNWLKITRRFE; the protein is encoded by the exons ATGGCTAGATCTGGGATAAATGGAAATTTTATTGATAAAACCTTTTCAATTGTAGCCAATATCTTATTACGAATAATTCCGACAACTTCAGGAGAAAAAGAGGCATTCACCTATTACAGAGATGGT ATGTCGGCTCAATCCGAAGGAAATTATGCGGAAGCTTTACAGAATTATTATGAAGCTATGCGACTGGAAATTGATCCTTATGATCGAAGTTATATACTTTATAACATAGGCCTTATCCATACAAGGAACGGAGAACATACAAAAGCTTTAGAATATTATTTTCGGGCACTAGAACGAAACCCGTTCTTACCACAAGCTTTTAATAATATGGCCGTGATCTGTCATTAC CGGGGAGAACAGGCCGTTCAGCAAGGAGATTCGGAAATTGCGGAGGCTTGGTTCGATCAAGCCGCCGAGTATTGGAAACAAGCTATAGCGCTTACTCCTGGTAATTATATTGAAGCACAGAATTGGTTGAAGATTACAAGGCGGTTTGAATAA